One genomic window of Ornithorhynchus anatinus isolate Pmale09 chromosome 10, mOrnAna1.pri.v4, whole genome shotgun sequence includes the following:
- the NTN5 gene encoding netrin-5: protein MSAASALGLLPLLLLLLWVRPAPADPCHDGRGRPRFCLPPPIRLAGASGSCGPRPSCPPPPGAAGGRPACGRGAEGPVPAANLTLALGGPFLLASVRLRFCSPRPPVPLLLLSLSGDGGRGWRPFGGGPAREGAGVVAFRAPPGSPGGPPATHVRAELGPAGPRLGDIRVRGRCQCHGHAARCAARARPPRCRCRHHTAGPGCQDCRPTHRDRPWRPATPRHPHPCHPCTCNRHSRRCRFNAEVYHMSGRRSGGVCQHCRHHTAGRHCHYCQAGYKRDPAQPMTSRRACRACQCHPIGAIGGVCNQTSGQCQCKPGVTGLTCSRCAQGYQQSRSARLPCQRIPEILTTTVTTPGEYSTDPTCQSHCNASYTRVHMSLQRYCQQDYVLRARIESAVPSGAAWWRLGARVLAVYKQRREAVRRGEQDAWVPRRDLTCGCLRLSPGGTYLLLGSAAGGPDPSRLVLDRHGLALPWRPGWARKLRQLQQEERRGGCRPAGPGRTPSAPDL, encoded by the exons ATGTCCGCGGCCTCCGCCCTCGGcctcctgccgctgctgctgctgctgctttgggtGCGGCCGGCCCCCGCGGACCCCTGCCACGACGGCCGAGGCCGGCCTCgcttctgcctcccgccccccatcCGCCTGGCCGGGGCCTCGGGCTCCTGCGGGCCTCGCCCgtcctgccccccgcctcccggggcggccggcggccgtCCGGCCtgtgggcggggggcggagggcccgGTCCCCGCCGCCAACCTCACCCTGGCCCTGGGGGGACCCTTCCTGCTGGCCTCCGTCCGCCTCCGCTTCTGCTCCCCGCGCCCGCccgtcccgctcctcctcctgtccctctcggGGGACGGCGGCCGGGGCTGGAGACCCttcgggggcggcccggcccgggagggggcgggggtcgtgGCCTTCCGGGCCCCGCCGGGCTCCCCTGGGGGCCCTCCGGCCACGCACGTGCGGGCCGAgctgggcccggccgggccgcggCTGGGCGACATCAGGGTGCGGGGCCGGTGCCAGTGCCACGGGCACGCCGCCCGCTGCGCCGCCCGCGCCCGGCCCCCGCGCTGCCGCTGCCGCCACCACACGGCCGGCCCGGGCTGCCAGGATTGCCGGCCCACCCACCGAGACCGGCCCTGGAGGCCCGCCACGCCTcgacacccccacccctgccacc CGTGCACCTGTAACCGACACTCCCGCCGCTGCCGCTTCAACGCAGAGGTCTATCACATGTCGGGCAGGAGGAGCGGGGGCGTTTGTCAGCACTGTCGCCACCACACAGCTGGGCGGCACTGCCACTACTGCCAAGCGGGCTACAAGAGGGATCCGGCCCAGCCGATGACCAGCCGCAGAGCCTGTCGAG CTTGCCAGTGCCACCCCATCGGGGCCATCGGGGGAGTCTGCAACCAGACCAGCGGTCAGTGTCAGTGCAAGCCGGGGGTGACGGGGCTGACCTGCAGCCGCTGTGCCCAGGGCTACCAGCAGAGCCGCTCTGCCCGGCTGCCCTGTCAGC ggaTTCCAGAGATTCTGACAACAACAGTTACCACTCCAGGCGAATACAGCACAG ATCCTACGTGCCAAAGCCACTGTAATGCCTCCTACACCCGAGTCCACATGAGTCTGCAGAGATACTGTCAGCAAGACTACG TGCTGCGGGCGCGGATCGAGTCTGCCGTTCCGTCCGGGGCCGCCTGGTGGCGCCTGGGAGCCCGGGTGCTGGCCGTCTACAAGCAGCGGCGGGAGGCGGTGCGGCGCGGGGAgcaggacgcctgggtccccCGGCGGGACCTGACCTGCGGCTGCCTCCGCCTAAGCCCCGGGGGCACCTACCTGCTGCTGGGCAGCGCGGCGGGCGGGCCGGACCCGTCGCGCCTCGTGCTGGACCGGCACGGGCTGGCGCTGCCCTGGAGGCCGGGCTGGGCGCGGAAACTGCGGCAGCTGCAGCAGGAGGAGCGGCGGGGCGGCTGCCGCCCGGCGGGACCCGGCCGAACCCCGTccgcccctgacctctga